A segment of the Scomber japonicus isolate fScoJap1 chromosome 5, fScoJap1.pri, whole genome shotgun sequence genome:
aaaaataatgattaaaagtgttaaattggaaatatAATGAAGCTAAAGTAGAATAACAAAGGAGAATACAGTGAGAGTTACAGTGCATTGTAATACCCTTAAAAGTGAGTGTGAATAAAGACATGAAACTAATACAGacattcatttcaacatttaatgATGAACTTGGTTACCAATGTACCAATAGTATCGTCctttaaatgtgaattaaattAATCATGCTCCAGATTGTTTATCTGCTAACTAACTTGAAAACTAACTTGGgtcattttcttaaaaaaaaaaaaacaacaaccccccGCCGTTAAAAAACACACCAGTGTGGGAATAAGCATGTGGCATCAAGGTGAAACAGTCTTATCAGCTCCAACAGGTTTATTCCTACCTTCAATCATTTTTCCTCCAAGTTTCCATGAAACGCCTCTCATCCTGAGCCTCAGTCCTGATTACTGTTCACAACGCTGCGCAGACAGAAACACGCTGACTTACCTTTCAGTTGTTTGAAacatcatttaattcatttttaagcTCGGCTCACTTGTTTTTTCAGAAGACATGTCGGGTCTGAAGCATACTCTGGGTCTTCTGGCTCTGATGGTAGTTTGCATCATAGCTGAAGAGCAGAAGGTGAGTTTTGGAGTctatttaaactttaattttgtggcttttttaaaacagttcAGGTTTACCAAAAAGGTCAAAATCAAACAGGGAATCTAATAACAGAAGGCAAGAAGTGAGGTTTAAAATGGACAGAAACTTTACCCctagtttataaaatgttatgaAGATTGTTTGACTTAAAGTTCAATTAAAAAGTAGGATGTAAAACTGGATTTATTACGTAACTGTATTTTATAAACTGTCACATGTCACTAACAATAACTTTGGTGAATTAGAGATTTAGACTGCTTGGTGCTTCCCAACTGCAAATGAACCAATTataatttgtttcatttttcatatttaaatggcCAACCTGAAACAATGTGAAAGTTTATcatttctgttattaatatctCCACTAATCTCATATTGTGACATCATGTACTGTACAGCTGTTGATGAAATAACTCTTtaactctcttctctctttacaGGTTAAATCCGTCTCTGAAAGGATTGAGGAAGCCAACAGGAACATCGGTGAGATATTTTCTTagactttaaaaacattgtgaAGACTTTCAGTTATTCACACAGATGGATACAGGTGTGCTCGATCTTATCTGCTTTATCTGAATAAATTAGATTCAAATATTTACAATGGATAAGTACATTTTCCAACAGTTGGAGGTAAAGTCTTGACTTTGATCTACCTTCgatgtcttttcttcttcatgagCAAAACTGCAGAAGGCTAAGACATAACATTCTTATAGTTCTTATATTCTTATTCCCACTACTCATATTTTTCCTCAAATTCATAATGATTATTGTcagtttattgattgattatttgtCATTTGCAGGGATTGAAATTATAATACCTTTTTTCTCAATACATTTAAgaaataatttgacattttggaaaatatgccTCTTCCCTTAAACGGCAAGAGTTGGATAAGAAACTTGGTACCACTGTCatatgaagctggagccagctgcctgttagcttagcttagcataatgactggaaacagagggaaacagctagcctgaaTCTAGGTTAAAAAGTCTGCTTATAGCTCTAGAGTTGAGTTCTGCAATGGCCTAAAACTGAGACCCAAACCTGGCCCATTTCAGACCCAAGCTGACTGAACCCGCCTGGTACTAATGAATTTGAGACCCAAAAGCTTATTGTCACTTTAGTGTTGTTATCATATGCTGTCACAGTTTCCAAATAATTCCTTTAAATAACTGTTTCATAATCTCAAGACAAGTTTGCAAGATCATGCATTAATTTTGTCTGGAGATATTTCTTTTAGAATCTGATGCCCTACACCACACTGATTTGTGTCTCATGTTTTGACATCAGTCAGACGTCCTGATGGGCCCTTTGTGGAGGATGACATCGCCTATGCCTCTGAAAGTGATAGAAACGCTGACCCCTGCACCTCCCGCGACTGCAAGTGGGACAAGGCCAGTGACGGCCTGGTGTACGTGCCCTACGTCATCGCAGACCACTACAGTGAGCTGGTTTTACGTCAACTATAATAGTAGAAATGAATCACATCTTTTACTGGTTAGAATAGaaactctgtagaaggacaaaACGTTCTCAAGTATTAGATTACAGATATaagttttgcatttgttttactTCATTTCACCTTATAATTTTATAAATTGTCAATTGAAAGTATGCAGAGAGCACATAATcgaacaaaaataataataatggtggcattataatttatattgttattgaGTGTAATCTATTATAATGGATCATATTTTATAAGGTGATCATGTTTTATAAGTGAAGTCCTGCAATTTAAATATTACTGTACCAGAAATTACTGTAGCACAGTAAAATGTACAGTGCAGAAGTATGAAATAGTACAAAAACACCTTAACATTGTACAGAAATGCAAAACttgagcaaacaaacaaacaaccagAGATGAAAAGCCAATCAGCAAAATCAGAATATATAGGAATTATGTCATTATGAGTATATAATACCTGGTTTTTACACTTCCAGCTTCTCGAGAGCTGGCCATCATCGAACGTGGTCTTCAGTCCTTCGACAGTGTCACCTGCATCCGATTTGTCCCTCACAGCACTCAAAAATACTACATCCACATCCAGTCACTGGACGGGTTTGGCCTCATTTCATATTTGAATCTAAAGGAAAACATATTGTATACGTAATGACATACAGAAGCTTAGATTTGTATTTCATCtatacacaaaaaaacccaaaacaattGAATAGTTCCAGAAAACAACCTTAGTTAACAAATCATCATGTGGTTCAACACATTATTAAAGTAAATGAGACAATTTATTTGGCTCATAATAATCACTTTCAATAACTTTTTTATATAACCTTACTAAACACATGCAACTGAATTACTAgtacaggaggaagggaggaaaaaaggagagaaggaaggaaggaaggaaaagagtaaggaggaagggaggaaagaaggaaggaaggaaggacagaaggaaggaagtaaggaaaggagtaaggagggatggaggaaaagagggaaggacggacggaaggaaggaaggaaggaaggaaaggagtaaggggggagggaggaaaagaggaaggaagtaaggagaaaaggaagggtggaaggcaaggatgaaggaaggaaggaaggaatgaaggaaggaaggaggagggagcaaagaaagagggaaggaggggaagaacgaaggaaaaattaaagaaagagggaaggaaggaaggaaagaaggaacagtcaaaaaagacggggtcaatttgacctgggaggacgacaggagggttaagtgtgaatacatacacacaataacacacactgtTCTCTATCTCTATCATCTCTCAGGTGCTTCTCCTATGTGGGTCGTCATTTCTATGTTCAGGATCTGTCTCTGAAGCGTTCGGGCTGCCTGTACCATGACATAGTGCAACATGAGCTGCTGCACGCTCTGGGCTTCAAACATGAGCAGTGCCGCTCCGACCGAGACCAGTACATCCGCATCCTGTGGGAGAACGTGATTCCTGGTAGGTGACCCCTCCCCTCTTGACCTTTATGTCTACTACCATCCTGTCACAACTTCCCATCCTGGAATCCCAGAGTGTGAGTTTAGTGCTTTGACTAACATTATAATCTGTGACAATgaacatgaactacactccacacagctagatataaaacgcttcacagtgactttcacatgactataccttacctagaaactcagagatatgagcttgaccgagctgaggaggaagggggaggggcctgtgagcgtgagcagtgattgacagctgtcagacactccatcagacataATCCttgctctgattggttctttttgtccggtcgcggcggattctggcaatttgcagtaggagcagtaggcggggctaaatgagcctgttttttttttttttttttttttttttttttttttacagattactagtttcatgtaatgttgtctttacatagtgacagtcttagcaaataagacaaaaagttatacttttataagacttaccaactgcagctttaaaattaAGTCGTCAGATTACCATTAAAtttaaaaaccttttattttaatgaccCCAATTCCTTCAGTGTAATAGGACACCTTTGCCTTTATCGGACAGTCATTAGtgaaaaggaagacaggaaacaaggggaaagAGATGGGTATGGCATGCAACAAAGGGATGTTGTTGTTCTGTTGCATGCACAGTAACCATTTGGCCACTGGGTGCTCCAAACTCTACATTTTTAACCCCATAAGGCTCAAAGTATAACAAAAATTTTCACAATATTGCTGCTCAGACATTCaacattttaagacattatGGCAAACGCATAATTTGCTGATAAAAAAGCAAGAAATGTTAGGTTTGCATTAGCGGTGACTTAAATGCAACATGTAATgctttgctgtcatttatatactattatgatgtttgatgttaaacatggtcaaaggtcaaatcTAACCTTTGTTGTATCAGAGCAACCCAGgcctgtaaaaacacagcagtaCTCTCAGGATCATGACCAACGttttcttctcttgttttaTGGTCAGGTTGGGAGTACGCCTTCGACAAGATCAACACTCTGAACCAGGGAACCCTCTATGACTACAACTCTGTCATGCAGTACAGCAAGTAagaacagagacacacaacacttcactttatttattgtcatttctgctgtaaaaaaatgttttattcaccaTTTGTTAAGAAACTGAATTATATCCTCAGGGCAGACGGAGCTATGATGTCAAAATTAAACCTGATTTATTTATGCACGCATTAAAACTCCAACCGTTGTGGTCTGGATCTTACCCACGGTGCCATCCTAatgattatgtatttttttaaaagacaaagttCATAAGGCAGATCTGAAGACTTCAAACTGCATGAAGGGAGAGTAAATCTGGGTCCACAATGTGCTTTAACcttcgggtcaaattgaccctgtctgttttgactgttccttccaaCTGAAAGCCaatgtaaatacattaaatgtaatattttatatctACGTAACATTTTCTTCAGGAGCAAATGGTTGTTGGATTATTGGGCTTCGTCTGCATAAAAGTAGAGTGGTGGACATGATCTTGCTACGCATCTCATCAGCTTCTTTTAAGTATAgtataatatgtttaaatcCAGGTACGCCTTCTCCAAGAACAACCAGCCCACCATGATGCCAATCCCCAACCCCAATGTTGATTTCGGCGTAGCTACCGAGATGAGCCAGAATGACATCGACAGGGTCAACAGACTGTACGACTGCAAATAGACTGGTACGTACACACACTGCTCAATGCTATACAAGCATTTATTTCTTAAGAGAAACTATCTTTTAGTACAGTGCAGGACATTCCAATGTTTTATATGAATGTTTCTTATTTTGGGACAAGCAGATGAGAAGCAGATGTATGGGAAAACAGAAAGGTTGTGAACTGTAATAGCAACagtcataaaacacacacagaaaagtacACTACTATGGCTTCAGTTGCCCATTTTATTGCTTATACAGTAAACTGGCTATAGGATGgggatttttgtgtgtgtgtgtgatttttgtcCAGTTCATATTTTCGTCACAAGTTCCTATTTCCTTGCAGGGAGTAcacttgttttgtgtttaaatcTGAATACTTTCCTAGAAAATGtgactgctttttaaaaagtctttcttcttctattttgtGTACTGACCTGCAATTTAGACCtgacatactgttcagggtcaaatttgatctaTAAAAATACCCTatacttttcctaatgtgatccagaatatacaaaaaaaggagATATAATGCAtgctttgtttttgtgcagTTGATGCAAATTTTTGGAtatgcaaatgtccaaatttgacttgtcatactttaaaatgttctcctgtaCCAGTGTTTTTGTCTTGGTAAAATGTAAACCATGGCTCATAATTGATATTTTTCTGTCAAAGGCCCAACGCTGATGTTTTGTCCTGGCTTTGCCTGTGGATCGAGCACCAATCCAATGGCTGAAGCACGAGATCCGACTACTGCACCTTCATTCAGTTTGGATTTTGTTGAATTACATCAGACAAAACtgtcacaataaaacatttaaaaggccTAATTACTTATATGACTgtgataatgtttttttctgcacagGGCATTATTGTAGGTCATCACTTGACTTACTCTCTGGAAACATATAGGTAGGAGTAGCTCATAGGTACTATGAAACTGGTATCCAACAGGTCACAGATATTGACTGCAAGTCACTGGAATGCTGTAAGAATCAATCCCTCGAGTTTAAAGAtgtagtaagcgataataataataccactAGTTACAAATAACTTTACACATATGTAGCTGAGGTCAAAGTATGCCAGCAGAGTGAAAATGGTTGGTGTTATTTattgtacagacagacagacagactttaTTGTCCTGCATGGAATTTGTTTTCAAAAGCCAGTGCATATGCAATAACCACACCAGGCTGTACAGAATACATAAAGCCATAACATTTAATTCCCCGCCTGTCATAACACACGTAGGCCATCACTGGCGCAGCGACGCAGTTTGTTAAACGCTGCTATGGCAGAAATGACAAAACCAGTTTTATATGGATAGAGATGTGTGCGAAATGAAATTAAGTTAAATATACATCACAAAACCATCTAAATGCAGATTTACTGGGCTATATAGTCTATTTGTTATAGGCATTTGTTTTGCAATAAACAGAAAAGAATGTGTAAGATTGTTTCCAgtaaccatatttaaaacaaaaatccgtAAATTGACAAGACATGCTTGCGCGTTCACGCGAAGGAGAGTCACATTCTGAGTGGGAGTCGGAAAATACCACAACACCGGCGGACAGACGCACGGAGACCCGGCGGAGGAGGACTGCAGAGTGAAGGCTGATCTgtcggacaggtgagtaacatcagcgctgcttcacatacaCTGTAaagttacctgctgacattcagctcagtGTCTAGTTAGCcatgatatgttgttgttgtatgtgttgttgtgatgttagctgtaaagtagcagagttgttactacagctgtttgacgctctgcacgttagcttcgcagctaacgttagcagcgtgctaacgtgttttggttttcaccataGACGGtatggttttcactcaaataacAACAACTCTTTTCCTTGTTTTCCCCTACATCGCTTATTATGCCTTTAAACGTGTCCGTTCTGTGTGTTTGACCTTTGAAACCTGGCTGACTTAAATGTAAACTATGATATATTTTCACCTAGACCTTATTTTCCCATatttttgtgtctaagtgactaatgagGACAACAGTTATTGAAATGGCAGTATTAAGCGGGAGGGCTTCAGTCGCCTGTTGCGAAACAGGCTGCAATGTAATTCAACTGGGTTGTCAATGTAGCTACGTCTACTGAAAGGTTCAGATTGATATTATAAGTGTCTGACAAAATTATGGAAAGGATAACAGAGAGAAAACTACACTTTCTTTACTCCAACACAATAAACTCCACCCAACACTCCTTTCTACAACTCTGTCATGGCTGAAAAGctgcctgaaaaaaaaaatctttaaaaaaacccccaaaacaaatAGGTGGCATCGCCCTTTAACACGGTGACATTTGTTCTGTTGATTTGTCTTGCTCAAGAGCAGCTGTATCACACCTCTAGTCAAATCATTAGGACATTGCAAACACATTAAAACCTTCCATCCTGGATACATGAGTAATGAATTTGGGTTAAAGACCTTCTTATGCAACGTTACTGCATTCAAATGTATCTGAAAGGCAGCCGAGTGGTTCTCTATCCTTTACCTGCAAAGTCAGGGTGGTCTGTTCCTTTAGCAACATCTATACCAAGACCTCATGTCACATGTTCAGGACCTTATTTATATTACTGCACATACAGTAGTGTACGGCTACTCTTCACTACCTTCATTGGTCACTAGGAGGCGACACATACCCATAGGACAAAAAAATACTTGCAGCCTGCTTAACTGCTGTTCCACTAAGatactaatattaataattaattcagAGCATTTTTCATTGATAATCCCTATTTCAAGAatagtatttttgtttttgaatgtagCATCTGTTTTCTGCAATTCAATAAAAGGCCAATAGTGTATGTGGAAAACTGTAGTCTGGCAGATGAGCTAGTGTTTGTAGTGGGGAGCTCCCTGAAGTGAGTCTGAATAGCTGTGTTTGcagcagaaaaagagaagattGCTGAAGGGATTAAAAcaccagcaacacttgtagtgtaaaagatAGACCTACCTCAAAATAAAGTGGTTAAAGTCTACCCTGTTTAAATCTTTGTGGGATGTTTGATACTATATATTACCTGAATGATGTGGAACTGAATCCATCTATAAGTTGAGTTACATGCCAAATACTCCCTCACTGCGTTTCCATTGTTTCCATGCACAGTATTTCCATAGTAGGTATATCCATATCTCTTTTGTTGCAAATATCTGAATGTCTAAAGATATTGTCACATTAAATCTAACTGCTGCCTCTGTAGAACATGAAGGGTAACCCAGCAAAACTGGATGCCTGACATTTTTCAATGATTGAAGCTTTGATTGACAACCTGTCTGAAATCAATGGCAATCTGTCACCCAGGCAGTATGTACAATTGCCCTGAGGCATGAAGTGTCATGTGAGGAGCTGCACTCAGAGGGCAGATTTTCAGAGAGCAGATTCATGTTGAAAGTCATCGTGTTAcagtattaaaacatataatactCAACATaaagaataacatttttaattaatattacagTATTAAGAGTGCATGTGGACTACATGAAAACTTGGCATCTAAAATAGTAGCAGCAGCACAAATAATGGTAGTAGTTGCAATAGTAAGGGAGTTCTAGTGATAATAATACTGGAACAGCTTAAtcttcagtcattaataaatagtttcaattattttattattccatGTTTGTGTATAATGAAAAAGTTGTGTGGTAGACGTGCACATCCAGAGCAATAAACTTTAAACCAGGTGCTGGTCCAAAGAATCAAATctgtaaaagacagaaaaaagtcagcacactgcagctcccaatgcagatGTATCCCATTAAAATTAATATCCCATTAAACCACatctgcattgggagctacagtgtgttgactttcttctgttttttacaTGTATGTGTGAATTTCCAGCCTACTCATGCTTACAATACACCACaaatactataatactactataatacaaATTGGGTTCTGAATGCAGAAAAAAGTAAGATGTAGAAATAGCAAAAGTATTTCTCCTAGTAACATTCCCTGCTTTCTTTTTATTGCACACATTTATATAGAAAGATGCTTCATGTCCTGTCTCTCTACAAGATTGGGTAACAATGTAGATGTTGTCTTAACATCCTACTTATTTTGCTTTTCAATGTGCTTTGGTGGCACATAAAGTGTTAATAGACACATCTGCAATTAATTAAATGACCAGAAATGTATTGTCAAATGGTGAACCTGCAGCTGTTGGCACCCCCGTGGATCTAGAGCCCCAGGACAATTGCCTGCTTTATTCTGGTGGTAATCCAGTGGTAGTAATGTTAAAAGAAGCACAAGTTATAAGCTGTTGTAGAAGTAGTGGTGAAAGATTTGCCACCGGGTGTTACAAAACTTTCCACCAAGCAGTTTCTATATGGAAGAAAAGTTTTTGAAACAGAATTGTTCTTGGCACTTCATTCAAAACGTTGCTGACGGTTAATCAGGGCGACACTCTGGCAGAACATGTAGACTGTAACGTTGGAGAGGGAAAATGTGCTAGAGGGGATAACAGCTCCATGCAATGCTGAAGTTGTCAAGTTTCCGGATGACTCATCTTGGCATCTGAAGTCGGAGCAAGTTCTGAACAAGAGTGTCATTCTGCCTGTCGTCGGGGTTGTGACCTCAGCCACATTCTAGTCGGACTGAGCGGGACAGTGACGCAGTACCCAAAGTGGATTTTCTGCACCTGTCTTCAAACAGTCAGACACCTCTGcttcttattctctctctttaagTCATTTTCCACTTTGctctttcatgcatgaattacaTTCCTCCGATGTTTAAGACTCCTTTCTGCTTTTTCAAGTGAACAAACAGTCAAGATGAGTGTATGAAGAACTGGTTCACGTCAGTGTGCATTCTGACCATTCTTCTGAAACGTGCACACAATGTGCATCTCAGAGAAAGACACAAGAAACAGATTCCTCAGCTCACTGTGCATTGTGGTGGGTATGTGCTTCTCATTCTTGAACAAAGACTTTAGGTGCACAATGAAAAGATAAACAGTGAGATGTCAAAGCAGACACGGTGTTGACTGAAACTTCGCTGCAGTGTTACTATTTCAGTCACATTCAGCTGGACTTCATTCATGTACAGACAGTTATTTACAAGGGTGGCAATGAACATAATacaagagatagatagatagatagatagatagatagatagatagatagatagatagatactggcAGTCTCTCAGGGGGCAATCCAATGGAGATGTGGCCCAGTtccttagttactttccaccactgagaTATAGTAAAATATTTGGTTAGTTTGATTAGTTGATTTGTTTGTTGATTAGGCAGAATCAAAAGATATACTACAACTTTAAAGATATTACCTCTACAAGGCTCTATTGCTTCTTCTGCTACCAAGCCGCCAAAAAATGTCAGTCATTGCAGGTTTAATATAAACCTGAAAAGTCAAATGA
Coding sequences within it:
- the LOC128358590 gene encoding high choriolytic enzyme 1-like, which translates into the protein MSGLKHTLGLLALMVVCIIAEEQKVKSVSERIEEANRNIVRRPDGPFVEDDIAYASESDRNADPCTSRDCKWDKASDGLVYVPYVIADHYTSRELAIIERGLQSFDSVTCIRFVPHSTQKYYIHIQSLDGCFSYVGRHFYVQDLSLKRSGCLYHDIVQHELLHALGFKHEQCRSDRDQYIRILWENVIPGWEYAFDKINTLNQGTLYDYNSVMQYSKYAFSKNNQPTMMPIPNPNVDFGVATEMSQNDIDRVNRLYDCK